tggaggccggccacatacgcgaggtccagttcccgagctggctggcgaacgtggtactagtctccaagccgggcaacaagtggagagtgtgcatcgatttccgggatctcaacaaagcgtgcccgaaggatttttattctctgccccggatcgatcaactggtggactccacagccggctgcgagttgatatgcatgctcgatgcttatcagggctaccatcaagtgtcgctcgcccgagaagatcgagagaaggttagcttcgttacagccggcggcacatactgctacaatgtgatgccattcggactgaagaacgcgggggcaacctaccagcgcttgatgaacaaagtgttcaaggagcagatcagacgaaatttggaagtgtacgtggatgatattctcatcaagtccgtccgagcggccgatctcttgaaagacatggaggagactttccgaacccTGAGgtagtatggagttaagctgaaccctcagaagtgtctgttcggagcaaaaggcgggcatttcttgggctatatagtgaccgagcggggtatcgaggcaaatcccagcaaggtgaaggcattacaagatatgccgcccccaagaaatctgagggaagtacagcgcttgaccgatcggataacagcattgtccagattcatctcgaagactgccgatcggagtctcccgtttttcaaaatcttgcgcaaggctaccaagttccattgggatgaagaatgcgatcggacgTTCGAATAGCTGAAGACGtacttgaactctctgcctgtgctagccaagccagttgTGGGTGAGCCACTCtatatttacttatcttcaactgagcaagcagtaggctcggcattagtgagggcgagcggagaataacctgtgtatttcttaagccatattttaaaagacgttgaatctcgctacactgggctcgagaagctggcttttgctttggtcctcgccgcgcGGAGACTTCGCCtctatttcttggcacatactatcatcgtccggacaaatagccctttgggaagagtgctgttgaacccagaagcgtccggacgactcatcaaatggaccacggagttgagcgaattcaacattcagtatcaaccccgttcggcgataaaggcgcagtccttggcagattttgtcacagaagtgcaaaagccagagcccgaagctatgtgaaaaatatttgtggatggatcatccactcggctcgggagcggaattGGCGTGTTATTACTCTCTCCACAAGAAGAACGAATgcatttatccgtccggctgaattacagagccacaaataatgaggcagagtatgagccccttatagccggcttacaggccgcccggcatgttggggccggtcgggtgacgctccattcagattctcagctggccgctcagcagctctctggcacttttgagattaacaacgctcggctcaaactctacgctgaagccttcgaaaagctacaacttcagagaagtcattatcccgAAGATACCTCGAGCGGAAAATCAggcagcagatgagttagccaagcttgcaaattcaatatcaccggtcattatccagcagccaattgaacaagtatctttggtggcgcacgtcgaccggatggaaggcctcgcgtttccgagcgattggaggacatccatcatagagtttctgcgCTTGGGTGCGACACTATCCGATCGGGAGGCTGCCCAACCATTAAgaaggagagtcggtcggttcacactcattggagaccaactctacaagaaggctttctcccgcccgcttttgaaatgcgtgagctcggaagacgcggcatatatcctccaagaagtgcatcaaggatcatggGGAGGGCATccaggcggacgatcgctggctaagaagatcctgctggtcggatacttctggccaaccctgcaagcagacgccgctcggaccgtcgcgacgtgcctttcctgccagaagtatcacaacttctcccaccgacaggcggaggaaatgaaagcagctaccgtaTCTTGTCCGTTTGACCAGtgaggaatggatattgtgggtctgtttcctatggcgaccggtcagcggaagtttctactagtggcgatcgactatttttccaaatgggtggaggctgagccgctagccaagatcaccgagcagatggtcaagaagtttatctggcagcatataatctgtcagtTCCGTATCCCTCGCCGCCTCCTATCTGATAATGGACGACAGTTCGCCGGGAagctgctagaagattggtgcaaaagttatggcattgaacaacacttttcttccgtggcgtacccccaaagcaacggccaagcggaagtaaccaacagaaaaatccttagaattctgcGAGCTCGCCATAACCAtataggaggaagctgggtggacgagctgccgggcgtcttatgggctatccgcacgaccccaaaggaaggaacgggcgtcacgtcattccatttggtgtatggtggcgaagcggtgatcccggttgaagtcggcgtcgagtcggtCCGGAtctagaattatgatgatgataacgccgagcggaggaacatggaactGGATTTGGTcgatgaggagcgagccaaggcgcccgtccggctgatggcgtaccggcaaataatgaagcagaactacaaccggcgcgtgatccttagagcattccaagttggcgaccttgtctggaagaaagtaaagtcggtcgacgacgtcggcaaactggaggctccttgggcggaccccttcaaagtcatcgaaaagctccgctcgggtgctaattatttggaggatgaagacggacggcggctagatcgaccatggagcgcgaatcatctccaaccgtaccgagctgggtgagaggtgcccTGATgtaattttaaatatgttttggtcgcctatgtccttgtaatgcaagaagcaaaatgataaaagatggcaaatagcttcgccgaacggtagtgttaaaattagccttaaaggccgtcgagctccgacgttaaatatcgagagtcgagacggcgactataaaccctccgagcggaagaccgtcgagctccgacgttaaatatcgagagttgagccggcgactataaaccctccgagcggaagaccgtcgagttccgacgttaaatatcgagagtcgagccggcgactataaaccctccgagcggaagaccgtcgagctccgacgttaaaaatcgaaagtcgagccggcgactataaaccctccgagcggaagaccgtcgagctccgacgttaaaaatcgagagtcaagccggcgactataaaccctccgagcggaagaccgtcgagctccgatattaaatatcgagagtcgagccgacgactataaaccctccaagcggaagaccgccgagctccggcgttaaaaatcgagagtcgagccggcgactataaaccctccgagcggaagaccgtcgagctccgacgttaaaaatcgagaatcgagccggcgactataaaccctccgagcggaaaaccgtcgagctttgacgttaaaaatcgagagtcgagccggcgactataaaccctccgagcggaagacagtcgacctccgacgttaaatatcgagagtcgaaccggcgactataaaccctccgagcggaaggccgtcgaactccgacgttaaatatcgagagtcgagccggcgactataaaccctccgagcggaagaccgtcgagctccgacgttaaatatcgagagtcgagccggtgactataaaccctccgagcggaagaccgtcgagctccgacgttaaaaatcgagagtcgagccggcgactataaaccctccgagcggaagaccgtcgagctccgacgttaaaaatcgagagtcgagccgtcgactataaacccaccgagcggaagatcgtcgagctccgacgttaaatatcgagagtcgagccggcgactataaacccttcgagcggaagaccgtcaaactccgacgttaaatatcgagagtcgagccggcgactataaaccctccgagcggaagaccgtcgagctccgacgttaaaaatcgagagtcgagccggcgactataaaccctccgagcgaaagaccgtcgagctccgacgttaagaatcgagagttgagccggcgactataaaccctccgagcggaagaccgtcgagctgcaacgttaaatatcgagagtcaagccggcgactataaaccctcagaGCGGAATATCGcggaactccgacgttaaatatcgagagtcgagccggcgactataaaccttccgagcggaagaccgtcgagctccgatgttaaaaattgagagtcgagccgacgactataaaccctccgagcggaagaccgtcgagctccaacgttaaaaatcgagagtcgagccggcgactataaacccaccgagcggaagaccttcgagctccgacgttaaataacGAGAGTCGAGCCGTCGACTATAAACccaccgagcggaagatcgtcgagctccgacgttaaatatcgagagtcgagccggcgactataaacccttcgagcggaagaccgtcgaactccgacgttaaatatcgagagtcgagccggcgactataaaccctccgagcggaagaccgtcgagctccgacgttaaaaatctagagtcgagccggcgactataaaccctccgagcgaaagaccgtcgagctccgacgttaaaaatcgagagtcgagccggcgactataaaccctccgagcggaagaccgtcgagttccaacgttaaatatcgagagtcaagccggcgactataaaccctcggagCGAAATatcgtcgaactccgacgttaaatatcgagagtcgagccggcgactataaaccctccgagcggaagaccgtcgagctccgacattaaatatcgagagtcgagccggcgactataaaccctccgagcggaagaccgtcgagctccgacgttaaatatcgagagtcgagccggcgactataaaccctccgagcggaagaccgtcgagctccgacgttaaatatcgagagtcgagccggcgactataaaccctccgagcggaagaccgtcgagctttgacgttaaaaatcgagagtcgagccggcgactataaaccctccgagcggaagaccgtcgagctccgacgttaaatatcgagagtcgagccggcgactataaaccctccaagcggaagaccgtcgagctccgacgttaaaaatcgagagtcgagccggcgactataaaccctccgagcggaagaccgtcgagctccgacgttaaatatcgagagtcgagccggcgactataaaccctccgagcggaagaccgtcgagctccgacgttaaatatcgagagtcgagccggcgactataaaccctccgagcggaagaccgtcgagctccgacgttaaaaatcgagagttgagccggcgactataaaccctccgagcggaagaccgtcgagctccgacgttaaaaatcgagagtcgagccggcgactataaacccttcgagcggaagaccgtcgagctccgacgttaaaaatcgagagtcgagccggcgactataaaccctccgagcggaagaccgtcgagctccgacattaaaagtcgagagttgagccggcgattataaaccctccgagcggaagaccgtcgagctccgacgttaaatatcgagagtcgagccggcgactataaaccctccgagcggaaggtcgtcgagttccgacgttaaaaatcgagagtcgagccggcgactataaaccctccgagcggaagaccgtcgagctccgacgttaaaaatcgagagttgagccggcggctataaaccctccgagcggaagaccttcgagctccgacgttaaatatcgagagtcgagccggtgactataaaccctccgagcggaagaccgtcgagctccgacgttaaaaatcgagagtcgagccggcgactataaaccctccggccggacgaAGGCAATAAAGAGGACTTGTGAgcaagtacccaaaggtactcgCCGTCAATACCGTTCGACCACCTATaagttccgctcggcccagtacccaaaggcACTTTATCAACATCCAACAAACAACCTCTTCTGTCGAAGCAGaacatattcagccgagcggaaaAGTTACGCAAAATACTTTGTAAAAATCCTTTTCGAAAATAAGAGAGGTGTGATAAGAGGCGAGCAGACAACACACATATtgactagcaaaaggacaaagcaagcaaaaggatATCATATTAAAGAAACTAAGGTCGAGCGGGCAAATTACAAAAAAAAGATAGTCTTTGGCCGAGCTGCCGAATTACACATATACTTTCTATTCTAAATACTCGTATagatccttcgggatgttgtTGAGGAGCGTTGCCTGGTCCTGAGCGGGGATGACGGCGGAATCGGGAAGTTGCcctttggacttcaaatattCTGTCGTGGCGTTCATGGCCAGATCAAAGGCCATGTACACCCGCtcgcaaactttctccgaaaattcggccgagcggatgtaattctgtctcagggcggcgacccgacttggctcggcctcttggtattctttgagaGCCGCCCAGGAAGCTTCAGCGGCCGCCCAATGTTCTTGTAAAGCGGTCTCGAGCTTCGCCACCTCATCCAATCGGGCAATCTTCTCGTTGGCCAGTTGCTCCGTCAATTCCTTAACCTTCTGCTCCAaaccccgagcctcgacattttttttctccagatcggagatagccgtgtttttccgagtggtggctaggcttattttttggtcgagcgtcttgacttgccgctcgagctcggccaaagtgtgggcctgatcggccgtcttcttctactcggccgccaacaagtcttgggtcttcttgagctctttctacaGCTCAGCATATGTTGGACCCTGAGAGGGGGCGCCGCCCGCACTATTTAATCCTTTTAATTCtgcgtccaccatcgccagacgaTTGCAAacggcaatctcctccacccacctCTGCCACGAGCAAAGTTGTtagtagccgatcggaaagaatgcataaaaaactTGGGAAGAAAACGCACTttccccagtggcctgctgcatgtggccaTTGGCCAAGTTGCTGAGAGGAATCATTGCAACgtgtgcccgagcgtcggcccacatttcagctAAAGGCCCTTTCATGGTGATCAGGTGCTCGGGCGTTGTCGGCCGATACCCGGATGGTGCGGCGCTGACCGGGAGTCGTCTGGGCAGAcgccggggaaggatcggaggccggcgcagaAAATTGGGATAAAATCGCTGAACGATGAACTTTGCGGGGAGCAGGTGGAAGGGCGCTGATCGGAACGACCTCAATGGGGTCCGCAGACGCGTCTAGTTGGGAgggcgtccgatcggacgaaatcgcctccaCCTCTGGTGCTTTGCCTCGAGAAGCGGCGGTGACCCGCTCGGAAGGATGGATCGCAGAAGTtgccgagcggaatgccgaaaaaattacagacttcaacgatgaagggatgaatgggaatgccggcggtttgtgtggccgagcggagggagtgggtaagataattttgaggtcagaagggatgtcaaaacTATTTATCAGAATGttggcgtcgcgccgatcgaagcgcaactccatggtggtataccatggggcGAGGGCTTAGTCTTAtggctgggaagagctagccattttccgagcggacgaaatcaaaaaaggcgaagaaaggtagaggataggagaaagaagacagcaaacgaaacgatgccccgaggatcgaaactcgggaaagaaatgcagagaaaacacaagaaacaaagagagaaagaaggaaaaccttacagagaagaaggAGGATCGACGAAGAACGCGGGAGCACCGGAAAGGGAGAATCGAAGTCGCCGGAGCACTGAAACGTCgaagcttctgggcacgcgagagcagaaatgcggtgaaggcggagaaagcgaaggctttatagggttgagcccgagcggcctccaccgtcggattcaggtcgcgagaaccgaagcacgcatcgggccgtccatttcaaatcgCCTCGGTCTCGTTGCCTGCGACTCCGCcatcgtacgatgacggcagcaatgccgcgtggcattccaccacgggagagcatttaataagcgccttatcgAGGCATAGATcgcgtgcttggccttaatgacggagattgacgcgaattccgaggagatccgaGGGATGGTGGCGTTGACTGAGGCCGTAGTTAGCACCACATCGATcgagcggaggatggtttcttggatgaGCCGCTCGGCGAAACAATcgttcagtcagtcggactaatcgcctccttcgactagacttgaaggggaggcaagtgatccgacggtaagaacagggacccccctctgagggaagtcaacgccatgtggaagtcaaagggttAAACGGCCaaccggagaaggggagaccggtcgaCCGAATGGGGTCCCAGCGGAATCAAAAATAACCCGAAAGAGAGTCAGGTTTCCAACGCTCATggggaacagggtcgccgggccgatcgggtagcccgctcggccgaggcagaAAACAGCAATACTGTGAACAGTCAGCAGAGCACCCGAccaggaatctcccgagcggaccagcacatacgaccggccggaTGCGAGGGAACTGCCGAcaggccggacgctcggcatggggtaagaagagacaaaaggacaagggaacatcttctgacagcggttATGCtcaacgaccaagccatacgcaagatcttatgacagagggttccgctgtcccatcagagatgtgctcagactgtagcagtatggtgtcaggtaagcttttctgacaagtccatactgaggtatgggctgaggacacgtattcgcctcggtatgtgtgcgtgagccccttcacagctctatataaggagcctcacacttggccggaggtacgcattctcgaatattgagagccacttctttgttgtccacttgcctgacttgagcgtcggagggtcgtcgccggaaaccccttcccgacccgacttctttgcaggttcgccggaggtccgtacgatCGGTTgtagatccacgtcagcagttgggagagcgccacgtgcccagcgtccgttgattcagcgtttggacaggatcaaatacaaagagaaaataatagagaatgtgtgatgagagaaaatgaggagatagaaaatatgttaagagaggaaatgtgatgatagaatgaggagagagaaagtatgatgagagagaacaaggagagatagtgaaatgaaagaaaaattgaacaaatatactaagggtattttcgtccaaaacttaatttttattccCATTCCATCAAAACTCGAGGGTgtgggtttcatccatacccaagtttttttatttcattccaaaatcttgattccatttccatcaaccaaacataaaatttaggaatgaatccattccctcatttaAGGGTGTCAATTCAggtgggtcgggttgagtttttttttttaacccaacctgaacccgacccgaactcgagttcaacccaaaacacctaaacccgaacccgaacccgatcaacccgaacccgacccatataactaaaaaatccgattcaaaacgattttttttggactattttccctataattctttacttttatctcaatactccatcattatcatacaaatatgatattaatatacataaaaatatctaaaattttaaaataaaatttgatttaaccggAAAAAACTTACAAaatcctatatttaagtcaactcgggtcaacccgacccgacccaaaccaaaaatttttaactctctaaccctccaacccgaacccgatccGAACCAGAAAATACCCAATCCAAAACTAATTTTTTTCAGATCGACTCAAATTAAATCGtcagatttaatttatttttgcacCTCTACCTTCACTCCTAAATCTCTAAATCAAATGTCATCTTGAAATCGAGAAGAGTGGGTTCccgtatttaaaaaaaaaaaatctattttttaaacatattcgttcgttcttattatttttttaatttttaagtaatttttattcTGTCTTTCTGAAGAAGTCAGTGTGACTTCTCCACGAATTATActgatttttataatttattttatatatttttttgcttccttttaactaaatttaaaatatcttCATAAATGTAAATATGTCATTGCTCAATTAACACGCATAATCATAAGAAAAatgttttttataaaaaatgtttttttttttgtaatttttatatCGATTTAAAACATGTatttcttttacattttcataTTTTAGAATAATATGTTTTGTAAATTATAAAAATCTCATTTTTTTAGTTGCTACACAGACTGCTTCTACGATGAACtgtttttttacaaattttaaaaatcattttttgcatACTCTTAATTTCTTTTGAATTGTTTTTTAGtgaaacagaaaaaaaatcatCCAGAACCTCAACTATCATATACTTGATTTATTTCAGTATTGGGTGATAAAATATTTATacttttagatttattttgatgaGAAATGAAAAATTATTTAGCGAGTTGATTAGTTGAATTAAAAAGtataatactttttttttttttataaaaactgaaataatataatttgcctTTCATCGGCCCCGCAAACCCTAACCTATATCCCTGACAAGCTTCATATCTCCTATCGGCGGGCTCCCATATCTCTGTCGGCGTCTCCCATATCTCCGATCTGCAGAAACAAGCTAGGGCATGGCAAATCACGATCTAACTTCTCGTATCGCACCTCAACTCGATCGTCACCTTGTCTTCCCGCTCCTCGAGTTTTTGCAGGAGCGGGAGCTGTACCCGAACGATGAGATTCTCAAGGCCAAGATCCAGCTTCTCTCCCACACCAACATGGTCGACTACGCCATGGACATCCATAAGGCCCTTTACCATACAGAAGACGTTCCCCAAGGTCCTCTTTGCTTCCGTATGTTtattctcttttttattttttagttaatGTGGTGTGGAATTTGCGGGTTTTGCAGCCATGGTGGATAGGAGGGTGGAGGTCGTCTCTAGGTTGAAATCCCTTGAAGAATCCGCAGCGCCACTCATATCCTTTCTTCAAGATGCTAACTTGGTTCAAGAATTGAGGCCCGACAGACAGTATAATATCCAAATGCTTCACGACCGCTTTCAGGTTTGATATTTCAAATTCATTTATGCAAAGAGGGACGGTCTTCATCTAAACTACTTGCTGTTGATAAAGTTTGTATATAGGCTACTGCTGTAATTTGTAAAGTTTTAGGCAATGAGCGGCAAAAAGAGTTATTTTATGAGCAGTTGTTGATGACTTTTTTCGCGTTGCCCATTGAATAGATTGGCGCTGATCAGATTGAGGCTCTTTATCAGTATGCAAAGTTCCAATTTGAATGTGGTAACTATTCTGGCGCTGCGGATTATTTGTACCAATATCGTGCCCTGTGCACTAATAGTGAGAGAAGTTTGAGTGCGTTGTGGGGAAAACTTGCTGCCGAAATTTTAATGCAAAATTGGGATGTTGCTCTCGAGGAGCTCAATCGTCTCAAAGAGATAATTGATTCAAAGGTACTATTTGTTATTTAATCCATAGAGTTTGGTCTCAGAAGTGTTATCTTGCTCACTTTAATCCTTTCTGTTTTGTTTGCATACCGTGCAgagtttttcttctcctttaaaTCAGTTGCAGAACAGAATCTGGCTGATGCACTGGAGCCTTTTCATCTTCTTTAACCATGAAAATGGAAGAAATAGTATCATTGATTTATTCTTCCAGGACAGGTGTTCCTTTTGTCCTGCTAAACTTTCTTTTCTCCAATATTTTCTATCTATAATTTGTGTAATTAGCATTAATTCatcttattcatttttttattgaTAGTTTGTTAGTCATTTTAATGACTTGTTATTTAGAAGTTTTTTTCCCTATCACAGAACAATTTTTCTCGTGGACAATGATATGCACTTCTATATACCCTTTACCATTGCCCCACTAGTTTATCAATCTTGTTACTCACTTGTGTTGGTTGTACTATATTACTCTTTATTTATCATTTGAATTTCAAAATGAACCTTCTTTTTACTCACTGGTTTTGTTCTTGTATTTTCACTTCTGCCTTGTTTGTACCACTAGTTAATTTTCTGATTGCTTGTATTTACCTGGTTTCATAAATGCTCATCAAAGAAACAAAAGGAAACTTAGAACCAGTGTAGATCATGCTTAGAAACAACTGGATGATAATAGAAAACC
The genomic region above belongs to Zingiber officinale cultivar Zhangliang chromosome 11A, Zo_v1.1, whole genome shotgun sequence and contains:
- the LOC122031965 gene encoding eukaryotic translation initiation factor 3 subunit E-like, giving the protein MANHDLTSRIAPQLDRHLVFPLLEFLQERELYPNDEILKAKIQLLSHTNMVDYAMDIHKALYHTEDVPQAMVDRRVEVVSRLKSLEESAAPLISFLQDANLVQELRPDRQYNIQMLHDRFQIGADQIEALYQYAKFQFECGNYSGAADYLYQYRALCTNSERSLSALWGKLAAEILMQNWDVALEELNRLKEIIDSKSFSSPLNQLQNRIWLMHWSLFIFFNHENGRNSIIDLFFQDRYLNAIQTNAHHLLRYLATAVIVNKRRRNMLKELVKVIQQEQHCYKDPITELLESLYVNYDFDEAQKKLKECEQVILNDPFLGKRVGDSNFATVPLRDEFLENTRLFIFETYCRIHRCIDISVLAEKLNLNMTYDESLAWITNLIRNSKLEAKIDAALGTVTMPVVHQNVHEQIIESMKNLNTRTYLLAKNIVEPAQVAQASR